From Bombus vancouverensis nearcticus chromosome 15, iyBomVanc1_principal, whole genome shotgun sequence, the proteins below share one genomic window:
- the Tusp gene encoding WD40 superfamily protein Tusp isoform X2, translated as MHLYFEKNNNAKCDCNILSLSWMGKVPDESPEDDGWKLDRTNYYQEGWLATGNARGLVGVTFTTSHCRTRATELPLRANYNLRGHRSEVILVKWNEPYQKLASCDSSGVIFVWIKYEGRWSIELINDRSTPVTHFSWSHDGRMALICYRDGFVLVGSVAGQRYWSSMLNDKATITCGIWTPDDQQVYFGTTAGQLIVMDVHGAMVSEVQLAAGVTSMAWSAEKFTMEEGDDDLTNDRPHKDDRNYVLAVCLADGSIVMLRSFDDVSPITIRTKLKAPLHAEWSNSRKLLAIAGTKDTDNGQNSPHEYTNLLKFYSVAGTLVYTAAIPYTQCAVSALTWGHNDRRLFVATGARVHAAWVSRRVGSLQLLSRLAVRASLTRESNVQQLPLPPRLRASVAALFASTIRCSVPEPKELRRFVSRPPPGGGRLHCTMLRHAVEPVPCYTLYLEYLGGLVPLLKGRRTSKIRPEFVIFDPQNQDTLQVVEDTSQCPSFSDGSDTEKDTADLCGSPRNKRKSRRKKEEKSNEETDDLTYVDTLPEHARLVEVTSNIWGTKFKFHGLADSVPANLGQVTYRTSLLHLQPRQMTLVMTELRDDVPAGPDPTFNPNLFSEDEEESFQEFQAASRNTSEAQPPPIAPMTPRNTRLNSNRPKSQISNQFMTNESLPTALSRVDNFENELPYVDLQEMGNLYENLRTASTNTYRTPPRHNPPRCCDVPALQSPKNAVAPTQTIIATSNPGTDYSNNIQRMKTALADQPGLVSKKELENNKFNQISQDDKTVLTSNCPSTIIPMPMHNGQASNTEASSSHSQGGVIVNGLSTNNSCPPQSQTIFLNGLHNIACSSNVNETQGKNNHNVSSSTNISQTPYQANSSNQHGTNNGPLGKNGIHLSSNHSPACSYQFPENIDQCIGQSCSCCITRLKDPTKFHSESCGKTNASQSNTCNSTTDRVDEMRFIDEECRGEAEAFDQSRGVHRTQTVVSIGPLCVNDSIVRSCSVGYLDMVDAQLVPCDIALKMLRKEAPNKRLVLVSRKTKRRKKNKTQQEIGQQSSKSPRLRNCGKSKSLDSSDIFPPNEQISLPPKLPEHAEEIVGATNIETVEDKSNKPLEKLPDATEMPRECTEYVTAASIVNSAQVKSTRLKSCNSPARVSSPSGSLASSLDGLAARLRDFDESHSLPPPSPRPSTRLPRSSPSSPAPSKKEKHEKVEARVQTRKDFYKTIRQRITEISKRFKKHSYDKS; from the exons ATGCATTTGTACTTTGAAAAGAATAACAATGCCAAGTGCGATTGTAACATCTTGTCGCTCAGCTGGATGGGCAAGGTGCCGGACGAGTCACCGGAG GACGATGGATGGAAACTGGACCGTACAAATTACTACCAGGAAGGATGGCTGGCCACTGGTAATGCTCGTGGTCTGGTGGGAGTGACTTTTACTACATCCCATTGTCGAACGAGAGCCACAGAACTTCCGCTAAGGGCAAATTACAACCTTCGAGGCCACCGTAGCGAG GTAATACTAGTGAAATGGAACGAGCCATATCAAAAGTTAGCCTCGTGTGATAGTTCCGGCGTGATCTTCGTGTGGATCAAGTACGAGGGAAGATGGAGCATAGAACTGATCAACGATAGAAGCACCCCAGTTACTCATTTCTCATGGTCTCACGACGGACGAATGGCCCTTATATGCTACAGG GATGGTTTCGTGTTGGTTGGCAGCGTTGCTGGTCAAAGGTATTGGTCATCAATGTTGAACGACAAAGCTACCATCACCTGTGGTATTTGGACGCCTGACGATCAACAG GTATATTTCGGAACAACGGCTGGACAATTAATAGTAATGGACGTGCACGGAGCAATGGTGTCCGAAGTACAATTGGCAGCGGGTGTCACCTCGATGGCTTGGAGTGCCGAGAAGTTTACGATGGAAGAAGGAGATGACGATTTAACGAATGATAGACCTCATAAAG ACGATCGAAATTACGTTCTGGCGGTTTGCCTGGCTGACGGGAGCATCGTTATGCTGCGTTCATTCGACGACGTCTCGCCTATCACGATACGTACAAAGCTGAAAGCTCCCTTGCACGCGGAATGGAGCAATTCTAGAAAATTGTTGGCAATCGCGGGAACGAAGGATACGGATAACGGTCAGAATAGCCCGCACGAATACACGAATCTCTTAAAGTTTTATTCAGTGGCCGGTACCCTTGTGTACACCGCTGCGATACCATACACGCAG TGTGCAGTATCGGCGCTCACATGGGGTCATAACGATAGAAGACTTTTCGTTGCGACCGGGGCACGCGTTCACGCAGCATGGGTGTCAAG ACGAGTAGGTTCTCTGCAATTGCTGTCTCGTTTAGCTGTAAGAGCGTCTTTGACAAGGGAATCGAATGTTCAGCAACTTCCATTGCCACCGAGATTAAGAGCATCAGTGGCTGCTCTCTTCGCAAGCACAATAAG ATGTTCCGTGCCAGAACCAAAGGAATTAAGACGTTTCGTGTCACGTCCACCTCCAGGGGGTGGAAGATTACATTGCACCATGCTCAGACACGCCGTGGAACCGGTACCATGTTATACGCTATATTTGGAGTATCTAGGTGGTCTAGTGCCTCTTCTAAAGGGCAGAAGGACAAGCAAAATCAGGCCAGAATTCGTGATATTCGATCCACAAAACCAAGATACTCTTCAAGTCGTGGAAGACACGTCACAGTGTCCATCGTTTAGCGATGGTTCCGATACAGAGAAAGACACGGCCGACCTGTGTGGATCACCCAGGAACAAAAGGAAAAgcaggagaaaaaaagaagaaaaatcgaaCGAAGAAACCGACGATCTTACCTACGTGGATACCTTACCCGAG CACGCGAGGTTGGTCGAAGTAACGTCCAATATTTGGGGCACGAAATTCAAGTTTCACGGTCTGGCGGATTCGGTGCCCGCCAACTTGGGTCAGGTTACTTATCGAACGTCGTTGCTCCATCTACAACCACGACAAATGACTTTGGTGATGACGGAGCTGCGAGATGACGTGCCTGCAG GCCCAGATCCAACGTTCAACCCGAATTTGTTCtccgaagacgaagaagaatcgTTTCAGGAATTTCAAGCTGCCTCGAGAAACACGTCCGAAGCGCAGCCTCCTCCGATCGCACCAATGACGCCCCGAAACACGCGACTTAATTCCAATCGCCCGAAATCACAAATTTCCAATCAATTTATGACCAACGAGTCTTTACCAACCGCTTTGTCCAGGGTTGACAATTTCGAAAACGAGTTACCTTACGTGGACTTACAAGAAATGGGCAATCTGTACGAGAACTTGAGAACTGCGTCCACAAACACTTACCGAACTCCACCCAGGCACAATCCACCGAGATGTTGCGACGTACCGGCTCTTCAATCTCCGAAAAATGCGGTCGCGCCCACGCAGACTATAATCGCAACGTCGAACCCGGGTACCGATTACTCGAATAACATTCAGAGGATGAAAACCGCCCTTGCCGATCAGCCAGGACTCGTCTCGAAGAAGGAGCTCGAGAATAACAAATTTAATCAGATTTCTCAGGACGATAAAACTGTTTTAACGTCTAACTGTCCATCGACTATCATTCCCATGCCAATGCACAATGGACAGGCCTCGAATACAGAAGCATCGAGCAGTCATTCTCAGGGAGGTGTTATCGTAAATGGTCTGAGCACAAACAACAGCTGTCCTCCTCAGTCGCAAACAATATTTCTTAATGGACTGCACAATATCGCATGTTCGAGCAACGTGAACGAAACTCAGGGTAAAAATAACCATAACGTCAGCAGTTCGACAAACATTAGTCAAACGCCGTATCAGGCGAACTCGAGCAATCAACACGGAACGAATAATGGTCCTTTGGGCAAGAATGGTATACACTTGTCGAGCAATCATTCGCCGGCCTGTTCTTATCAATTCCCAGAAAACATCGATCAATGTATCGGACAGTCTTGTTCATGCTGCATTACGAGATTAAAAGATCCCACAAAGTTTCACTCGGAATCGTGCGGTAAAACAAACGCAAGTCAATCGAATACTTGTAATTCTACGACCGACCGGGTCGATGAAATGCGCTTCATCGACGAAGAGTGTCGCGGCGAAGCAGAAGCGTTCGATCAGTCGCGAGGAGTTCACAGAACTCAGACGGTTGTCAGTATCGGTCCACTCTGCGTCAACGACTCTATAGTCAGAAGTTGCAGTGTCGGTTATTTGGACATGGTGGACGCGCAACTGGTCCCTTGCGATATCGCCTTAAAAATGCTTAGAAAAGAGGCACCGAATAAGAGGTTGGTTTTGGTATCGAGAAAAACCAAGAGGAGGAAAAAGAATAAAACTCAACAAGAGATTGGACAGCAATCTTCAAAATCGCCGAGACTTCGTAACTGTGGCAAATCAAAAAGTTTAGACTCTAGTGACATATTTCCGCCTAACGAACAAATATCATTGCCACCAAAATTGCCTGAACACGCTGAAGAGATTGTAGGCGCTACGAATATCGAGACTGTCGAAGACAAAAGTAACAAACCTTTGGAGAAATTACCAGACGCGACAGAGATGCCTAGGGAGTGTACAGAATACGTTACAGCCGCCAGTATAGTTAATTCTGCTCAAGTTAAATCTACACGGTTGAAGAGTTGTAATTCTCCTGCCAG AGTATCCAGTCCAAGTGGTTCATTGGCATCATCCTTAGACGGTCTTGCAGCTCGACTTCGAGATTTCGATGAAAGTCATTCTTTGCCACCACCGTCACCTCGTCCATCCACCAG ATTACCCAGAAGTTCGCCCAGTAGTCCAGCGCCTTCGAAGAAAG AAAAGCACGAAAAAGTCGAGGCGAGAGTTCAGACGAGGAAGGACTTTTACAAGACGATTCGTCAACGAATTACAGAGATCTCGAAACGTTTCAAAAAGCACAGTTACGACAAAAG TTAA